The Oncorhynchus mykiss isolate Arlee chromosome 10, USDA_OmykA_1.1, whole genome shotgun sequence nucleotide sequence ATATCATGACGTCATCCTAGAGGTAATGGTCTTTACAATTATAGCTGCTAATGTGATAAACCAATACAGGAATAATGGTACACAGTTGTATAACGTTTATTTTTCGAAGAGACTTAAGCATGAGACGTCAGGGGCTTGATAAAGTCATTGTGGCTTGACTAAAGGATCCTGCCCCGTATGTCGATCTTATAGAtcttttcatctatattctttatTGAAGGGTTTATGTTTAGGCAATACAGGGGCtggcaaaagtattcaccccgaatttttcctattttgttgccttacaaccccccccccccccccacctaaaaaaaaatgtacacactttgaagatgcaaaatattttttattgtgatacaaacaagaaataagacaaaaaaactgaaaacttgagcgtgcataactattcaatcccccccaaagtcaatactttgtagagccaccttttgcagcatttacaactgcaagtctcttggggtatgtctctataagcttggcacatctaccCACCAGGATtcctgcccattcttcaaggcaaaactgctccttcaagttggatgggttctgctggtgtacagcaatctttaagtcatagcaCAGATTCTCAATacgattgaggtctgggctttgactaggccattccaagacatttaaatgtttccccttaaaccacttgagtgttgcattagcagtatgcttagggtcattgtcctgctggaaggtgaacctccacccCAGTctaaaatctctggaagactgaaacaggtttccctcaagaatttccctgtatttagagccatctatcattccttcaattctgaccagtttgccagcccctgccgatgaaaaacatccccacagcatgatgctgccaccaccatgcttcactgtggggatggtattctcgggttGATGggaggttttgggtttgcgccatacatagcgttttccttgatggccaaaatgcTCAATTTGtcttatctgaccagagtaccttcttccataggtttggggagtctcccacatgccttttggcaaacaccaaacatgtttgcttattattttctttaagcaatggctttatTTTGTTATTGCATACTACACCTGCTTTATGCTTTACAACTGCAATAACTAATGAGGAAGGCTCAAACAAGGTTCATGTTTAATGGGTGTTAAATCAGACAAAACATCCTAAAATGGAGACTGTGTACCACTTACCTTCGAAGGGTTTGGTGCTACAGGAGCCCTGGCTCAGGGGAAGATCCTTGGGTCAATGTGGTTTGAGAAGGTGAGGAAAAGGGAtgtgaggaatagagagaaattAATTGCGAAAGAGCCTTTTGTGACCACCTGTCTTTTTGATCCTCAGTATGACTTTCTATGACATGTTGCTCGGACTGGAGGAACCTGACATTTTCAACCCTCCTTTCTGTGACAAAGCAGAGTTGAACAGCGTCACGCACTAAAACGTTTCTTTGATGCCCTCATTACAGTTCATCGTGATGCATCAGATCATTTTCCACTATGATCATTTAAGTAATTACAATAGATTAATTTTAGTTCATGAAGTAAACAAACATCTTGACTCCTTTTTATGTTTTAACCAGATGGCATTAGCGTTAAATACGAGACGGGCATATTCAATAAGTACTTTAGGGGTCCATAGGAGCACAACTCTGTAGATATTTTCTAACTTTCAAATGCACAGACTTAGATTTTAAATCCAAATCTACACTAACAAATTAAACTGAGCCAAATAAAAGCAAACTCCTTGTCTCAATAACTGACATAGCACAAAGATGCACAATAAAAACCAATGCACCACCATATTATATAAATGTCTATAGCAGCGTATTATATTGTAACAGCAGCTACTGGCCAACAGATGGTGCTATTGATAGGGGCTGGATTAAATCTTGACCCTTTCAAGAGTATCAGTGCTACAGTACTTAAATCATAACCCAAAAATTACATTGTTGCAGGTATGTGAAATTATTAATATCTTGGTTTATACACATAGTAAAGCAGAAAGAACCTGATATACTGTTGGTGGCCACTGGTATTAAACATACAGTTCTTAcatactatttctctctattctATTTAAATGGGTGGTGTTGGCATTAATGAGAATCACTTAACATGCACATTTGATACTAGACCATTTTAAAGTTTAAATATGTTTATTATCATTATTGTAACATACTCCTTGTTTGAAGAAGCCAATTAAAATTCACAAATCTTGATGTTGTGCAGCCATTCTATTGGCAGACACTCAGACTGGAGTGAAGAGGTAGTTCATGGAGGTTGGGGATTTGTTCCATGTTTTTAAGAGGAGTTTCTTGAAGTGATGGTCCCAGGAGGGTCTTGAGTAAGTAGAGAATGTACGGGACGTCCCAGTTAAGACAGAGTCCATGTTAAGTTATTCTTTCTTCTTGTAGTTCTCAATGTTGGCGAGAACCCAACCGGAAGGTCCCAGGATAGCCACTGCGAACATCCCCAGTCCGATGACTGTCTCctacagaaagggagagagcgcaAACATGGTTACATTATTCCAGGCAAGGTGCCATGTTGAGAGTGTTGTGTAACGTTACAGAATGATCAAATGTATAGAACAGATTGCCTCAAATTGAGGCTCAATGTCATGTGCTGAATCATCGGTGACTAGCAATGTTACCTAACTTGCTAAAGTAGCTACATAGCTAACACGACCTTGGAGATTAACGCAATAAAGCGTTAGCAAATGATCACAACAGCAATAATAGAATACACTTTTACATTATGAATACCTATAGTTTCCTATCAAAAGGGTATATAGCCACAAAACACAACCGCGATCTGTCAGTGTCAGCCGGCGTTGGCAATGTAGTGCATCCTTGCCTGTCACAAACTGACCTAGCTTGCTAACGTTAACGTGACCTTCCAGTTCAACTAAAAtgtccaatgttttttttttgcaaaaataagACATCTATGCAACACTCGTGACTCGTTGCGATGTTACCCCACCAAAGTGGAATTATGACAATAATTAATTGATAAAAATGCATCTAGAtttagttagttagctggctaacaggCCCAACATCATACGGATGTATGCCACACCAGCTACTACGACGAGCTAGCTACTAATGATTTTCTTGTCtgtatgaaaaatacagatacaATTACTTACAGCAGGGCCGAGAGGGTCTTTAGCCGGTCTGGTGAAGACACTGGCCCTCTGGGTAATCATAGGTCCGCGCAGAGCTGGAGCAGTGCGGGTTGAAATAGTTCTGATGAGCCCAGACATGCCTGCTGTTTGAGTAGAGGTTCTTGATTGAATACTGGGGAAGTTGGTTACGGAGGAGGGGATCCGCCAGTCGGCAATAACGGCAATGTGGGAGTTGTAGTTGTCACACAAAAGGACTAACGCGTGCGCATCGCCATGTCTCGGATAGAAGAATgagccagatatttcaccggatgtgtaAACGTGAAGCTtccggttggcgtttccactcattACCAAGATATGGTGATGTGAAGAAGCACAGTGCCAATGGCGGGCTGCGGAAGAAGATTGAGCGAGAAGGATTTTGGCAGattctgctaattttctcatcggacaggactgagtttggggaaCCCTGGTCTACTTAGTAGTTACTTGAGACAAACAAAAGGTTAAATTGTACGTTTATTCACCACGTGCACATGATACAACAGCTgtaaaacagtacagtgacattctTACCTTAAAATCTGTAGGGAAATTGGTCAGGGAGGATGGGAGGCACAATCCGTGACAgtctagcaatccaaaggttgcatgttcaggTCAAGTTAAGGATAACTGTAgaattttagctaacccttatTCTACATTTAACcaaattcacctaacctgctacatGATTTCACCTAACCTTTTGTCGTTTTAGTTCACCTAACCTTTGTCGTTAGTTCCCCAcggttagcagttgatgttactcttcaataacacGGATCCCAAATCAGGGGGAGGTTACTGTAAAggttacaaacaattacaatggcaaagtcacaataatcacaagaatggctttagatcaaagtctacgttgagaccatTAAATTAAATTTAACAATacattatcaaggtcaccccctcctACGGAGGGTGACATgtggaggcaggccactcgatttcgtctctgcgttatattggcatcgaacattattgtgactttgccattgtaattgtttgtaaaacttgtatagtcaaattaatctatgatcgtatgctatccatttgtttgtatgctgttctttgtatgacattttaatatttgattattaaccaatgatattaggccactcctggccatgattacagacacctgtgtcttttgacactatataaacgagtcatcccgcagtgtttgtgattataccctgatgaagacagcttggctgttgaaacgttggtattacatttttgcatctgagctcctagagtgtgcggctctcttttattttcaagtttctactccgctagccagcacctcgtcttaataggtgtgcgtttctttttcttctagatcaACCCACTGTGTCTGACCATTTCTGCTCTAAACCTTTCTTCAAATTCAACAAACGATTATTTCGGTTTTTGAACACATTTGGTTATCTCTCCCCAATTGGTGGTTGCATTGGTCAGACCCTTAAGGAAAACATGTATGGCTCTCCATCCATCGGCCACATCTTGCTCTTCACCACCCACAGCTCTATAAACCTTTTCTCCAAGTACACCATGTTCACGGTTGTTCAAAATATTTATataggggggtgccggtacagagtcaatgtgcgggggcaccagttagttgaggtactatgtacatgtaggaagagttattaaagtgactatgcataaattaCAACAgggagtggcagtggtgtggaggggggtgggtgcaaatagtctgggtagccatttgactagatgttcaggagtcttatggcttgggggtaatagctgtttagaagccacttggacctagacttggcgctccggtaccgcttgccgtgcgtaagcagagagaacagtctatggctagggtggctggagtccttgacatttttttggccttcctctgacatcgcctggtatagcggttctggatggcaggaagcttggccccagtgatgtactgggccggtcGCACTACCGTttatagtgccttgcggtcagaagctgagtagttgccatacaaggcagtgatgcaaacagtcaggatgctctcgatggtgcagctgtaaaaaccttttgaggatctgaggacctatgccaaatctgtTCCATCTGTCCAGgctggaaagggcagtgtggagtacaatagagactgcatcatctatggatttgttggggcgttatgcaaattggagtgggtctagggtttctgggatgatggtgttgatgtgagccatgaccagcctttcagatCACTTCAtgtctacagacgtgagtgctacgggtcggtagtcatttaggcaggttaccttagtgtccTTGGGCACAGGTGTAACAGTACTCTTCTTGCATTGTGTACAATCAATCATCGACACAAGCTCCAATTTGTAGCACCAGTCATGGAGCTTTATTCTGATAGAAacagcacaaaattgcacgtcatgcaatg carries:
- the LOC110534122 gene encoding uncharacterized protein LOC110534122 encodes the protein MSGNANRKLHVYTSGEISGSFFYPRHGDAHALVLLCDNYNSHIAVIADWRIPSSVTNFPSIQSRTSTQTAGMSGLIRTISTRTAPALRGPMITQRASVFTRPAKDPLGPAETVIGLGMFAVAILGPSGWVLANIENYKKKE